A stretch of the Uranotaenia lowii strain MFRU-FL chromosome 3, ASM2978415v1, whole genome shotgun sequence genome encodes the following:
- the LOC129754039 gene encoding uncharacterized protein LOC129754039 has protein sequence MSPSPGDHPDRTLPEWMDLQNLHGRMFYMVLKAADGHVLPKNPFIVGRSVERYGKVKGAFYEKNQGWYVLKIRNKNLRTELAKLTNLDDGTPVKIEHHPRLNQRKFVVTCPEVEGMADDALLSELASQNIIEVRRITKKISNEIVGTNTLILTISSTIILEFINFGLLRVRTRPYYPLPLLCRTCLKYGHPKSKCTSPIACNRCSSPSHDSQQCKKNPYCGNCNEEGHTPISRTCPIWTSETAALKLSTEKNISTAEARKIILQMNNSSTYARYYHAVYRTIVYECSL, from the exons ATGAGTCCATCACCGGGGGACCACCCCGATCGAACGTTACCAGAATGGATGGATTTGCAGAACCTACACGGGCGTATGTTTTATATGGTTTTAAAAGCAGCTGATGGACATGTGCTCCCGAAAAATCCTTTCATCGTTGGTCGATCCGTCGAACGTTACGGAAAGGTGAAAGGTGCGTTCTACGAGAAAAACCAAGGATGGTACGTGCTAAAGATCCGCAACAAAAACTTAAGAACAGAATTAGCCAAGTTGACGAATTTAGATGATGGTACCCCTGTCAAGATCGAGCATCACCCCAGATTGAACCAGCGCAAATTCGTTGTCACGTGTCCGGAGGTCGAAGGTATGGCAGACGACGCATTGTTATCCGAGCTAGCATCTCAAAACATAATTGAAGTAAGAAGAATCACGAAGAAGATATCCAACGAAATTGTAGGCACTAATACCCTAATCTTAACGATCAGTAGCACGATAATTCTAGAATTTATCAACTTTGGGCTTCTCCGAGTTCGAACTCGTCCATATTACCCGTTGCCTTTATTATGCCGAACGTGTCTCAAATATGGTCACCCGAAGAGCAAGTGTACATCTCCTATAGCTTGTAACCGTTGCAGCTCCCCTAGTCATGATAGTCAACAATGCAAGAAGAATCCCTACTGTGGTAACTGCAATGAAGAAGGACACACGCCGATAAGTCGCACATGCCCAATCTGGACATCCGAAACTGCAGCACTTAAGCTtagcacagaaaaaaatatctcaaccGCCGAAGCTCGAAAAATCATACTGCAGATGAACAACAGCAGCACATACGCGA GATACTATCATGCGGTGTATCGTACCATTGTGTACGAGTGTTCGTTGTAG